The following is a genomic window from Arthrobacter sp. NicSoilB4.
TTGCCCGCGCCCTGATGGGGGACCCTGCCGTGTTGCTGGTGGACGAACCAACGGCAGCCCTGGACCAGGAACGGAGCGAGGCAATCGTGAGACTCCTTCGCCAGGTCACGGACGAGTTTAAGGTGGCTACGGTCATGGTCACCCACGACACCGGCTTCGTCCCGCTGACAGATACGGTCGCCAGCATGCGCGACGGACAACTCTCCACGCTGCAGCCGGTCAGCCCGGCCCTGGCCTAAGGGCGGGCCGCAACGCCCTACAGTCCGAGGTGCGGTACCGCGAGGCCGAATATGTCCTTCAAGGCATATCTCGCGGCATGGAATCCCGGCATGCCGGTCACGCCGGGGCCAGGGGGCGTGGAAGAGGAGCACAGGTACACGCCGGGCAGGGGAGTCCGCCAGGGGACCGGCCCCAGGACGGGCCGCCGGATGACCCCCCGCAGATCCATCCGGCCCGCGCTGAAGTCCCCGCCGACGTAGTTTTCGTTGTACTCGCCCAGTCCGGCGGCCGTCGTGACGTGATGACTGACGATCAGGTCCCGGAATCCCGGGGCGAAACGCTCCAGCTGGGCGATCACGGCCGCGGCCATGTCCACGGTGGACCCGGCCGGCACATGGCAGTAGCTCCAGAGGATGTGCCGGTCCGCGGGCGCCCGTCCGGGATCGAAGCGCGAGGGCTGGGAGACCAGGACGTAGGGCCGGTCCGGATGCCTGCCTGCGGCGACGAGGTTTTCCGCCGCGGCCATCTCCGCGCGGGTGCCGCCCACGTGGACCGTTCCGGCGTCGGCCAGCCCGGCCGCCGCCCAGGGGACCGGGCCGGAAAGGATGAAGTCGACTTTGCACGCCGCGTTTCCGAAGCGGAACGACTCGAGGGCGCGGCGGTACCGGTCGGGAAATCTGCCGTCGGCCATTCTCAGCAGGCCGGGCGGTGCCACGTCCAGCAGCGTGGCGCGGACCGGCGGCAGCTCCGCCAGGGACCCGATCCGGGCCCGCGTTTCCACCGTCCCGCCATGCGCCTCAATGTCCGCCACCATGGCCTGCGCGATCGCCGCGGAACCGCCTGCCGGGACGGGCCAGCCGACTGTGTGGGCCAGCGTCCCCAGCATGAGGCCGGCCCCGGCGGCGGCCGGGGCGGGAAGCTGCGCCGCCGCATGCGCGGCGACGCCGGTCAGCAGCGCGGGCGCAAGCTCCTCCCGGAACCTCAGCCCCCACAGCGGTGAGCCCTGCTCCAGGACCCGGGCACCGAACAGGGCAGCCGCCACCGGGACGCGCGGAATGCGCAGGAGCTGGTTCAGCGTCAGGTCAGCAACGCCGTCCGCCCGCTGCACCAGCGGGGCCATCAGCCGTCCGAAGGCGCCGCCGTCGCGCCCGAGGCCCGCAACCGTCCGCTCTAGCGAGCGGTACGCCAGCGCCGCCCGGCCGCCGTCGAGGGGTGTGCCGTAGGAGACGTCGGGAACTTCCAGGCTGATCCGCCTGGACAGTTCAAACTGTCGGAAGAACGGCGAGGCGAGAGCCATCGGGTGCACCGCCGAGCACACATCATGGAAGTGGCCGGGTTCCATTAGTTCTGCGGTGCGAAGCCCGCCGCCAGGCGTGGGCGCAGCCTCGTAGACGTGCACCTTCAGTCCGGCGCGGGCCAAGGTCACCGCCGCAGCGAGCCCGTTCGGTCCCGATCCGACGACGGCGACGTCAGGCATCAGCGGTCGCCTGGCGCCAGGGCAGCACGGACTCCGAGGGGCGCAGCAGGTCCACCCGCAACCGGTCCGGAACGCCTTCGAACGGCCCGCCCTGGGGATCATCCATCCCGTGCCGGCGGACCACGTCATAGCTGGGGTCCCAGATGTCCCACACCACCCGGGCCATCAGGTAGCCGGTGGCGATCATGTGGAACACCACGGCGAGGACGTAGTAGGGCATATCAATATTGTGCTGGGCCACCCCGCCGCTCGTCACCTGCCCGAGGTACATCCAGACGGCCGCCCAGTGCAGCGCTTCGAACGTCTGCCAGACCAGGAAGTCCCGCCAGCGTGGCCGGGCCAAAGCAAGCAGCGGGATAAGCCAGATGACGAACTGCGGTGAGTAGACCTTGTTCGTCAGGATGAAGGCGGCAACGATCAGGAAGGCGAGCTGCGCAAGCCGCGGCCGCCGGGGGGCGGCGAGGGCCAATGCCCCGATCAGCACGCAGGCCAACACGAAGAGGTTCAAGGCCAGGGTGTTGATCGATTCGGGCTGCAATGGGAGCCAGCCCAGCCGGCCGGCGACGAGGTTGTAGGCAAACCAGGGTGAGCTGTAGCCGGCGGGCCTGTCCTCGGTGAATTGGTAGAAGTACTTCCAGCCCTCCGGATTCGTGGCGGCAACGGGGAGGTTGACGGCGAGCCACGCGGCGGCGGCGGCGCTGGCTGTGACCAGGATGGCCCGGACCCGCCCGGTGCGCAGGGCCAGTAGCAGGACCGCACCGAGGATCAGCACCGGGTAGAGCTTGGTGGCGGTGCCCAGCCCGATGAAGATCCCGGCCAGCACGAGTTTGTTCCGGGAGAAGCAGTACATGCCGAGGGCCAGGAGCCCCACAGCCCACATGTCCCAGTTGATGGTGCCGGCCAGGATGATGCCGGGGGCCACGGCCACCATGGCCGCGTCCCACGTGCGGCGCCTGGCCATGCGTGCCGTGGCAAGCACGGTGACGATCCAGACGGCGGAAATCAGGGCCGCATTGATGTCGAAGTAGGCCAGTATGCGGGCGGCCGAGACGCCCTCGCCGGGCACCAGCAGGGCCGTCGCGCCGGCAATGAACCCCATGAGGACCGGGTATTCAAAGAAAGTCCCCGGAGTAATGAAGGGGAAGGCGCCGTCACCGAGGCCGCGGTTCTTGAACAGTTCCGGGAAGTCCGAGTAGCAGGTCGCGTAGAACTGGCCCGGGGTTTCCCAGCCGTTGGTGCGGCAATAGGACTTGAGGACGATTCCGGTCACGGACGCCAGGACGGTGAGCAGAATCAGGACGCGTTCCACGGTGAAAAATCCGGGGGCGACGACGCCCGGGGCCGAACGGTGGCCCAAGGGTCCGCCGATCAGCTCTGTGAAGTTCCGGAGCAAGGGGTCACTGCGGCTCGGAATGACCAGTCGGACACGTCTGCGGTGTTCCGGCGGCTTTGTCTCCTGCATGTCCCTGAGCTTACCGGGGCTGCCGCGGCCTGCCGTCCCGCGCCGGGCCGGTGGCTCGGCGGGCGTTGCAACCGGCGCTTAAAGGGGGGAGCCCACGCGTTGCCGCGTGGGCTCCTTGCGGATCAATTCCGTGGTCAGTCATCAGTTCTCCTTCGACGGCCGGGCTGCGCCTCAGCGGATGATGCCCATCTGGTGCATAACGACGTAGACGTCTTCACGCTTCTGGTCGAGGAGTTGTCCGTTGAACAGCGTCGTGTGCCGGGGGGCCGGCTTGAGGCTCAGGCGCAGGAGCGACTGCAGTTTCTGCTTCATGGTGGTCACCTCCCGCCGGTGTCTCGTGTTGCGGGTTCGGGCTTTGGTGCTGGCAATAGTCACGGTGGACCTTTCATTGGCATTAATGGGAACGGGTGGTAATTGGGCATGCCAATTAAGGCCTCTGTGAATTGAGGAAGAAAAGGCCCTAATTGGGCATAAAAATGCCCGGCGCTAAATAAATGATTTCGCCGAAGCGAAAGGATGGCCCCCGAACGCGTGAGTGCCGCAGCCCCAACAAGAAGCTGGGTTCCGATCTTTGGGGATGCTGCGCAACCGCGTGGTTCCGGCTGGGTCAGGCCGCTGCTACGGAACTCCCAGGAAGGGGAGTGCCGGTATCGCCGTGGTTCCGGGCCTTAGGTTTCAAACCACAAGGGTTCAGACCACGGCGCGGGTTTACGGGTCAGGAGGCAGTCGGGCCGAAATTTGGGCGCGGTTCAGCGACGGAGGCCGGGGTTGCGGCGGTGCTAAACATCCATCCGCTAGTCAAAGTAATCATTTCTCCCAACCTCCTTTTCTGTTTTGACGTGGCTCCGGCTGACTGGCCGGGCGACGCGCGCCTCGACCCCGGCAAGACGCTCTGGGGTCAGAAATAAAAATACACCACAAATGCCGCACTTGACTACAGCATTCATAAACTTTCTTGAAGTTATTTTCTAAACAGCATTCACAGGCCCCAACGGACAACTGCCGGGGTCTTCTTATCCCAGCCAAGTGTGCACACTTTCGCCGTTCCCAGGATGAAATGCCGGCCTTCGTGGGGATCGAGCCCCAGCCACCGGGCGGTGAGGATCCGGGAGAAGTGCCCATGGGCGACGATCAGCACGTTGTCCAGGCCCGATTCCAGCACGCGTGCCACGATCTTGTCCGCGCGCGCGGCAACGTCGTCGAGGGCTTCGCCGTTTGGCACGCCGTGCGTCCAGATCAGGTATTCCGGGTTGTCCTTGCGGATGAGGTCAGAACTGATGCCCTCGTAGTCGCCGTAGTCCCACTCGACCGCGAGGGGCTCCAGTTGGGCGTCGGGGAAGCCGGCCAGTTCCGCGGTGCGGCGGGCCCGCCGCAGCGGTGACGTCAGCACCAGGTCAAAGTCGACGGCGTCGAGCACCTTGCGTGCCTCCACGGACTGCTGCTCGCCCTCCACGGTGAGCGGGAGGTCGGTGAGGCCGGTGTACTGACCGCTCTTGGACCATTCGGTTTCGCCGTGCCGCAGGATCCACAACTGCGGGCGGGGGCTGTTGGAAGGTGCAATCACTTAGGACTCCTCAGTTGAGAGCGGAGCGGCGGACTCGGGCTGCGCCGCCCACCATTCGTGCAGTTTGGCTTCGGCCTGGGCGGGATCCAGCGGGCCGTGCTCCATCCGTTCCTCCAGGAGGAACTTGTAGGCACGCCCGACGACGGGTCCGGGCTTGAGTCCCAGGAGTTCCATGATCCGGCCGCCGTCCAGGTCCGGGCGGACCGCCTCAAGGGATTCCTGCTCGCGGAGTGCCGCGATCCGGGCCTCGAGGTCGTCGTAGGCGAAGGCGAGCCGCTCGGCCTTGCGCTGGTTCCGCGTGGTCACGTCCGAGCGGGTCAGCCGGTGCAGCCGTTCCAGCAGCGGGCCGGCGTCGGTGACGTAGCGGCGGACGGCGGAATCGCTCCAGCCCGCATCGCCGTAGCCGTAGAAGCGCATGTGCAGCTCCACCAGCTTGGCCACGGCCTTGGTGGTGTCGTTGTCGAAGCGAAGCGCCTTCATCCGCTTGGACGTCAGTTTGGACCCGACCATGTCGTGGTGCCGGAAACTCACGGCGCCGCCCGGTTCGAAACGGCGCGTGGCCGGCTTCCCGACGTCGTGCATCAACGCTGCGAACCGAAGCACGAAGTCCGGTCCAGGCACGGCGCCGTCGTCCTCCGTTTCGAGGGCGGCAGCCTGTTCCAGGACCTGGAGCGAGTGCTGGTAGACGTCCTTGTGACGGTGGTGTTCGTCCGATTCAAGGCGCAGCGCGGAGACCTCGGGCAGCACGAAGTCGGCCAGCCCGGTGTCCACGAGCAGGTCCACGCCGGCGCGCGGGTGGGCCGCGCAGATGAGCTTGACCAGCTCCTCGCGGACGCGTTCCGCGGAGATCATGGTGATCCGTTCCGCCATCCGGGACATCGCGGCGCGGACGTCCCCGTGCACTGTGATGCCCAGCTGGGCGGCAAACCGGGCAGCGCGCATCATGCGAAGGGGATCGTCGGAGAACGACGATTCGGGGGCCCCCGGCGTGGCCAGGACAGAAGCGTGGAGGTCGCGGACACCGCCGAACGGATCCACGAGCTCCAGCGCAGGGAGCCGCAGCGCCATGGCGTTGATCGTGAAGTCGCGGCGCAGCAGGTCATCCGTCAGCGACTTCCCGAACGCAACCACGGGTTTGCGGGAATCGGGATCGTACGCTTCGGCGCGGTAGGTGGTGATTTCGATCTGGAAGCCTGCCTTGCGCATCCCGATGGTGCCAAAGGCGCGCCCGATCTCCCAGTAGTTGTCAGCCCACTTCCTGATCAGGGAAACCGTCTGGTCCGGTGTGGCGTCGGTGGTGAAATCCAGATCAGGGGACACCCGGCCCAGGAAGAGATCACGCACCGGCCCGCCCACCAGGGAGAGTTCATGGCCGGCGTCGACGAACCGCTGCCCCAGCTCCAGGACCACAGGGTCTACCTGGAAATCAACGGTGTGCGAGTCAGTCTCGTGATGTACGTGCGCCATAGTTTCTTAAGCTTGTCAGAAATCCCGGCCAGCACCACACCGAATCCCCCGTGAGTCCGGCCGCTGGCACGCTAACGCGGGGCCGGCGCGGGCGATCCACTTTCCCGGCCGTCCACTTTCCTGCCATGTTTAGGTCATCAAGTGCGGACAAGAGTCGTTAGAGTGGACTTCATGGCCCATCCCGTACCGAGCGCTCCCGGCAGGAGGACAAACGCACCGTTGCCGTCGGCAATAGGTGCCAATGTCGCGCCGGTGCAGCACTCCGGGCAGGCTTCCCTCCCCACCGTGGAGGAGGTCTCCGCCGGCGGCGTCGTGGTGGACACGTCCGACGCCGAACTCCGGGTTGCGATCATCGCCCGCCTTAATCGCGGCGGACGCCTTGAATGGTGCCTGCCGAAGGGCCATCCGGAAGGAAAAGAAAGCAACGAGGAAGCCGCCGTCCGCGAGATCGCGGAGGAAACCGGTATCGAAGGCAAGATCCTCGCGCCGCTGGGAAGCATCGACTACTGGTTCACTGTCAGCGGACACCGTGTCCACAAGACCGTCCACCACTACCTGCTCCAGGCCACCGGCGGGGAATTGACGATCGAGAATGATCCCGACAAGGAAGCTGTGGACGTCGCCTGGATTCCCATCCATGAGCTGGCCCGCAAGCTCTCCTTCCCGAACGAGCGCCGCATCGCGGACCTCGCCAAGGAAGTCCTGCCGGACCACCGCTAGGGCCACGCAGGCCCTTTAACGCACCCCGATGGCACCTTAATCGGTGCCCGGGTGAGACGATGAAGACGATGTCATCAGCCAAACCCACCCCAGCGCACTCCGGCCCCGCCGATTCCAAAGCTGTCCAATCCGGAGAAGTCCGTTCCAGCGCCATCATGGCCGCGGGAACGCTGGTCTCGCGTTTCCTGGGATTCGCCAAAACCTGGATGCTGGCGGCCGCCCTCGGGCTGGGCTCCACGGTCAACGACACTTTCATCAACGCAAACAACCTGCCGAACCTGATCTTCCTGCTCGTCGCGGGCGGTGTCTTCAACGCCGTCCTGGTGCCCCAGATCATCAAGGCGAGCAAGGCCCCGGACAAGGGGGCGGACTACATCAGCCGGCTGCTGACACTGGCAGTGCTGGTGCTGCTGACACTCACACTGGCGGTCACGCTGCTGGCGCCGTGGGTCATCGAACTGACGACGCAGGGCTACTCGCCGGAGCAGAAGGCCCTCGCTGTGTCCTTCGCGTTCTGGTGCCTTCCGCAGATCTTCTTCTATGGGCTGTACGCCCTGCTGACGCAGGTGCTCAATGCACACGGTGCCTTCGGACCCGCGATGTGGGCGCCGATCCTGAATAACATCGTCGCGATCGCCGGCCTCGGCATGTTCATCTGGACTTTCGGTGCCAACGCGGCCAACCCCCACACCCTGGACACCTGGGGCTCCACCCAGACCTTCCTCGTGGCCGGATTCTCCACCATCGGTGTTATTGCCCAGACCGCGATCCTGCTCGTCCCGGTCTTCAGGCTCCGGCTCGGCCTGCGTCCCCGCTTCGGCTGGCGCGGGGTCGGACTGGGCCAGGCCGCCCGGCTGAGCGTCTGGACCCTGGCGACGGCCGCCGTCGGGCAGTTGGCCTTCCTCTACGTCATGCGCATCGCCACGATTCCGGGCGCGGAACGGCTCCGCCTGGAGCAGGCAGGGGACCCGGCCGCTGACACGATGCCCGGCAACGCCGTGCTGGAGGTGGCGAGCCAGCTCTACCTGCTGCCGCACTCCATCATTGCGCTGTCCCTTGCCACGGTGTTGTTCAACCGGATGACCCGGGCCTCCCAGGACGGGGACCGGGCCGCGCTGCGCAGCGCCCTCTCGCACGGGCTGCGGACCATGGCTGTGGCCACGGTATTCGGTGCCCTGGCCTTATTTGCGCTGGCCGGACCGCTGGGAATGTTCTTCTCCGGCGGAGTGAAACAGGACGGCGCCATGCTGGCGCAGACCCTCACCATCCTGGCCCTCAGCACCCCCTTCATGAGCGCCAACTTCATGATGTCCCGCGTGTTCTACGCCAACGAGGACGCCCGGACACCGTTTTTCATCCAGCTGGTACTGGCCCTGGTGAACGTGGTTGCCGCCTTCAGCATCCAGTTCCTGCCGTTCGACCAGATCATCTTCGCCATCGCCATCCTCTACACCGGCGGCAATATCCTCTCCGTGATTGTCAGTGCAGTCTTCCTGCGCCGGCTCCTGGGACACCTGGACGGCCCTCGGATCGCCAATTCCTACATCCGGATGGGTTACGCCGCGCTGGGTTCCGCCCTGGCCGGGGCGGGGGCTCTGTGGCTGCTGGGCAGCTACAGCCCGGACGGTTTTGCCTGGAGTACCCCTATCGCCGCGCTGGTGACGATCGTCGTCGTCGGCCCCGTCATGCTGGCGGCCTACCTGCTCCTGCTGAAGCTTTTC
Proteins encoded in this region:
- a CDS encoding NAD(P)/FAD-dependent oxidoreductase, whose amino-acid sequence is MPDVAVVGSGPNGLAAAVTLARAGLKVHVYEAAPTPGGGLRTAELMEPGHFHDVCSAVHPMALASPFFRQFELSRRISLEVPDVSYGTPLDGGRAALAYRSLERTVAGLGRDGGAFGRLMAPLVQRADGVADLTLNQLLRIPRVPVAAALFGARVLEQGSPLWGLRFREELAPALLTGVAAHAAAQLPAPAAAGAGLMLGTLAHTVGWPVPAGGSAAIAQAMVADIEAHGGTVETRARIGSLAELPPVRATLLDVAPPGLLRMADGRFPDRYRRALESFRFGNAACKVDFILSGPVPWAAAGLADAGTVHVGGTRAEMAAAENLVAAGRHPDRPYVLVSQPSRFDPGRAPADRHILWSYCHVPAGSTVDMAAAVIAQLERFAPGFRDLIVSHHVTTAAGLGEYNENYVGGDFSAGRMDLRGVIRRPVLGPVPWRTPLPGVYLCSSSTPPGPGVTGMPGFHAARYALKDIFGLAVPHLGL
- a CDS encoding glycosyltransferase 87 family protein is translated as MQETKPPEHRRRVRLVIPSRSDPLLRNFTELIGGPLGHRSAPGVVAPGFFTVERVLILLTVLASVTGIVLKSYCRTNGWETPGQFYATCYSDFPELFKNRGLGDGAFPFITPGTFFEYPVLMGFIAGATALLVPGEGVSAARILAYFDINAALISAVWIVTVLATARMARRRTWDAAMVAVAPGIILAGTINWDMWAVGLLALGMYCFSRNKLVLAGIFIGLGTATKLYPVLILGAVLLLALRTGRVRAILVTASAAAAAWLAVNLPVAATNPEGWKYFYQFTEDRPAGYSSPWFAYNLVAGRLGWLPLQPESINTLALNLFVLACVLIGALALAAPRRPRLAQLAFLIVAAFILTNKVYSPQFVIWLIPLLALARPRWRDFLVWQTFEALHWAAVWMYLGQVTSGGVAQHNIDMPYYVLAVVFHMIATGYLMARVVWDIWDPSYDVVRRHGMDDPQGGPFEGVPDRLRVDLLRPSESVLPWRQATADA
- a CDS encoding histidine phosphatase family protein, which gives rise to MIAPSNSPRPQLWILRHGETEWSKSGQYTGLTDLPLTVEGEQQSVEARKVLDAVDFDLVLTSPLRRARRTAELAGFPDAQLEPLAVEWDYGDYEGISSDLIRKDNPEYLIWTHGVPNGEALDDVAARADKIVARVLESGLDNVLIVAHGHFSRILTARWLGLDPHEGRHFILGTAKVCTLGWDKKTPAVVRWGL
- a CDS encoding CCA tRNA nucleotidyltransferase, which encodes MAHVHHETDSHTVDFQVDPVVLELGQRFVDAGHELSLVGGPVRDLFLGRVSPDLDFTTDATPDQTVSLIRKWADNYWEIGRAFGTIGMRKAGFQIEITTYRAEAYDPDSRKPVVAFGKSLTDDLLRRDFTINAMALRLPALELVDPFGGVRDLHASVLATPGAPESSFSDDPLRMMRAARFAAQLGITVHGDVRAAMSRMAERITMISAERVREELVKLICAAHPRAGVDLLVDTGLADFVLPEVSALRLESDEHHRHKDVYQHSLQVLEQAAALETEDDGAVPGPDFVLRFAALMHDVGKPATRRFEPGGAVSFRHHDMVGSKLTSKRMKALRFDNDTTKAVAKLVELHMRFYGYGDAGWSDSAVRRYVTDAGPLLERLHRLTRSDVTTRNQRKAERLAFAYDDLEARIAALREQESLEAVRPDLDGGRIMELLGLKPGPVVGRAYKFLLEERMEHGPLDPAQAEAKLHEWWAAQPESAAPLSTEES
- a CDS encoding NUDIX hydrolase, producing MPSAIGANVAPVQHSGQASLPTVEEVSAGGVVVDTSDAELRVAIIARLNRGGRLEWCLPKGHPEGKESNEEAAVREIAEETGIEGKILAPLGSIDYWFTVSGHRVHKTVHHYLLQATGGELTIENDPDKEAVDVAWIPIHELARKLSFPNERRIADLAKEVLPDHR
- the murJ gene encoding murein biosynthesis integral membrane protein MurJ, producing MKTMSSAKPTPAHSGPADSKAVQSGEVRSSAIMAAGTLVSRFLGFAKTWMLAAALGLGSTVNDTFINANNLPNLIFLLVAGGVFNAVLVPQIIKASKAPDKGADYISRLLTLAVLVLLTLTLAVTLLAPWVIELTTQGYSPEQKALAVSFAFWCLPQIFFYGLYALLTQVLNAHGAFGPAMWAPILNNIVAIAGLGMFIWTFGANAANPHTLDTWGSTQTFLVAGFSTIGVIAQTAILLVPVFRLRLGLRPRFGWRGVGLGQAARLSVWTLATAAVGQLAFLYVMRIATIPGAERLRLEQAGDPAADTMPGNAVLEVASQLYLLPHSIIALSLATVLFNRMTRASQDGDRAALRSALSHGLRTMAVATVFGALALFALAGPLGMFFSGGVKQDGAMLAQTLTILALSTPFMSANFMMSRVFYANEDARTPFFIQLVLALVNVVAAFSIQFLPFDQIIFAIAILYTGGNILSVIVSAVFLRRLLGHLDGPRIANSYIRMGYAALGSALAGAGALWLLGSYSPDGFAWSTPIAALVTIVVVGPVMLAAYLLLLKLFRVTELSDLLQPLLGRLRRTAAAEPTAGDRPEGPAAPRTRPERATVSVDTGLIPRISGEFDAVSFRAGPDLGEQDERAGRSGPEGGYLPAEDLPSTAEGGLGRGDIPLPGRRTYQGPAGHNPHFPFGGKKKK